In the genome of Mycolicibacterium aromaticivorans JS19b1 = JCM 16368, one region contains:
- a CDS encoding MCE family protein, producing the protein MTNSRTKLGLAIVLVSLIVGGSIAAVRVAREVDRVHVVAYFENSNGVFVGDDVRIKGVRVGGIDSIEPQPTRVKIAFWFDAKYKVPADAKAVILSPTLVTSRAIQLTPRYTGGPALQDNAVIPRDRTAVPVEFDEFRQQLERLTTLLQPTEPGGVSTLGALVNTAADNLRGQGPAIREAIIRLSQSVSALADHSPDIFSSVKNLATLVSALQDSTLLIRQLNQNLASVTGLLTNNPTEVGDAVKDLNGVIGDLTAFVSANRDALGTTSDKLTSVSQALTGSIDDIKQLLHIAPTTLSNAANLYKPAQGTLTGALNVANFADPITFLCSAVQAASRLNNEQSAKLCVQYLAPIIKNRQYNFPPIGINPFVQASARPNEVTYSEDWMRPDYVPPQTSPAPDTSPPGHSPPPPLDEPAQPAEGTLPVPGPSAQQTDPAAGLPGMLIPPGAGS; encoded by the coding sequence ATGACGAACTCTCGGACCAAGCTCGGACTGGCGATCGTTTTGGTGAGCCTCATCGTGGGCGGGTCGATTGCGGCGGTGCGTGTGGCACGCGAGGTCGATCGTGTTCACGTCGTCGCCTACTTCGAAAACAGCAACGGGGTGTTCGTCGGCGACGATGTCCGCATCAAGGGCGTTCGGGTAGGCGGGATCGACTCCATCGAACCGCAGCCCACACGAGTCAAGATCGCCTTCTGGTTCGACGCCAAGTACAAGGTGCCCGCCGATGCCAAAGCGGTCATCCTGTCGCCGACGCTGGTGACCTCCCGCGCCATTCAATTGACTCCCCGCTACACCGGTGGCCCGGCGCTGCAGGACAACGCCGTCATCCCCCGGGACCGCACCGCGGTTCCAGTGGAGTTCGACGAATTCCGCCAACAGCTCGAACGGCTAACGACATTGCTGCAGCCCACCGAGCCCGGCGGGGTCAGCACGCTGGGCGCCCTGGTCAACACCGCGGCCGACAACTTGCGCGGCCAAGGCCCAGCAATCCGCGAGGCGATCATCAGGTTGTCCCAGTCGGTGTCTGCGCTCGCCGACCACAGCCCGGACATCTTCAGCAGCGTCAAGAATCTTGCGACACTCGTCTCAGCACTTCAGGACAGCACCCTTCTGATACGCCAGCTGAATCAGAACCTCGCGTCGGTCACCGGGCTGCTGACCAACAACCCCACCGAAGTCGGCGACGCCGTCAAGGACCTCAATGGCGTAATCGGTGACCTGACGGCCTTCGTCTCCGCAAACCGCGACGCGCTCGGTACCACATCGGACAAATTGACGTCAGTCTCACAGGCACTGACGGGCAGCATCGACGACATCAAACAGCTGCTGCACATCGCGCCGACGACGTTGTCCAACGCCGCCAACCTCTACAAGCCCGCCCAGGGCACGCTGACCGGAGCTCTCAACGTCGCCAACTTCGCGGATCCGATCACCTTTCTGTGCAGCGCAGTACAGGCCGCGTCGCGACTGAACAACGAACAATCGGCGAAATTATGTGTCCAGTACTTGGCACCGATCATCAAGAACCGCCAGTACAACTTCCCCCCGATCGGTATCAACCCCTTCGTCCAGGCCAGCGCCCGGCCGAATGAAGTCACCTACAGTGAGGACTGGATGCGCCCGGACTACGTTCCGCCGCAGACTTCACCGGCGCCGGACACATCGCCGCCGGGCCACAGCCCGCCGCCACCCCTCGACGAGCCGGCGCAACCAGCCGAAGGCACGCTGCCGGTTCCCGGCCCGTCGGCTCAGCAGACCGATCCCGCCGCCGGGCTGCCCGGCATGCTCATTCCACCCGGGGCCGGCTCGTGA
- a CDS encoding MCE family protein, producing the protein MTRTRCARGVAVMVIALTIAALSGCGFRGLNSFRLPGTQGHGQGSYTIQAEMPDVENLQPNSRVRVGDVNVGTVTKIERRGWHALLTLTLNGDVELPANSTVSLGQTSLLGSLHVELAPPTDVRPAGKLRAGSLIPLTSAGAYPSTEQTLASVSLLLNGGGVGQVQDITTALTSALGGREQDFRSLLSQLDIFTANINGQIEDIIAATESLNHLVAQFAAQKPVIDKALETIPDALAVINAERDKLVEAVDQLGKFSALAADSVNQSKESLIQILNDLGPVLESLANAGPALTRSLNLFTTVPFVKDNLTNWWRGDYANITTIVDLTLSRIDAALFTGTRFEGKLTELELQWGRTIGQLPSPYTARNPLIAPYRLDQGP; encoded by the coding sequence GTGACGAGGACGCGCTGCGCCCGCGGCGTCGCGGTGATGGTGATCGCGCTGACGATCGCCGCGCTGTCGGGATGCGGTTTTCGCGGCCTGAACTCCTTTCGGCTGCCGGGAACGCAGGGCCACGGGCAGGGCTCCTACACGATCCAGGCCGAAATGCCCGACGTCGAAAACCTTCAACCGAACTCGCGTGTCCGCGTGGGCGACGTCAACGTGGGCACGGTCACGAAGATCGAGCGTCGAGGATGGCATGCGCTGCTCACGCTCACACTCAACGGCGACGTCGAGCTTCCTGCCAACTCGACCGTGTCGTTGGGTCAAACCAGCCTGCTGGGCTCACTGCACGTCGAGTTGGCACCCCCCACCGATGTTCGCCCGGCGGGAAAGCTTCGGGCCGGTTCGCTGATCCCGCTGACATCTGCTGGGGCCTACCCGTCCACCGAACAGACCCTGGCGTCGGTATCACTTCTGCTCAACGGCGGCGGAGTGGGGCAGGTACAGGACATCACCACAGCACTCACCTCCGCGTTGGGAGGCCGCGAGCAGGACTTCCGCAGCCTGCTCTCACAGCTGGACATCTTCACCGCCAACATCAACGGCCAAATCGAGGACATCATCGCGGCCACCGAAAGCCTCAACCATCTGGTCGCGCAGTTCGCGGCACAAAAACCAGTCATCGACAAGGCCCTGGAAACGATTCCCGACGCGCTGGCGGTAATCAACGCCGAACGCGACAAGCTCGTTGAGGCGGTTGACCAACTCGGCAAATTCAGCGCGCTGGCCGCGGACTCGGTTAACCAGTCCAAAGAGTCGTTGATCCAGATCCTTAACGACCTGGGACCGGTATTGGAATCACTCGCGAACGCCGGTCCTGCGCTGACCCGTTCACTGAACCTGTTCACCACGGTTCCCTTCGTGAAGGACAACCTGACCAATTGGTGGCGCGGTGACTACGCCAACATCACCACCATCGTGGACTTGACATTGAGTCGTATCGACGCGGCGCTGTTCACCGGCACCCGGTTCGAGGGCAAACTCACCGAACTGGAACTGCAATGGGGCCGCACGATCGGGCAACTGCCTAGCCCCTACACCGCGCGAAATCCGCTGATCGCCCCCTACCGGTTGGACCAAGGACCGTAA
- a CDS encoding MCE family protein, with amino-acid sequence MYLSKRVRLQLAAFGVVTLLAGGTMAFYYLRLPSLLFGIGRYQVTMKLPDAASLYDNANVTYRGTTVGRVTDVRLTDTGVDAVLSLQSDIKIPADLDAQVHSQTAVGELFVELLPRSGDGAPLKNGDVIPAGRTSVPPDINALLRAVNTGIEAIPRDNLKTVIDESYTAFGGLGPELSRLTRGATTLAIDARNNLPALTTLIDESKPVLDTQTETSDSIHTWAANLAQITNQLQLQDDSVKGLLVNGPAAADQVRQLVDRVQPTLPILLTNLVSLGQVALTYQPNLEQILALYPIEIAGLQGAALANRNTKQDYKGVFLSFNLNLNVPPPCRTGYLPAQQQRAMSEVDYPPKPAGDLYCRIPQDSGLTNVRGARNLPCETRPGKRAPTVKMCESDENYVPLNDGANWKGDPNATLSGQPVPQPPPGTPPPTSVPVTAPIAVAEYDPSTGIYIGPDGKQYRQADLARNAAGQHTWQDMLLPPKDGEP; translated from the coding sequence ATGTATCTGAGTAAGCGAGTCCGGTTGCAGCTGGCCGCCTTTGGGGTGGTGACACTGTTGGCCGGTGGAACCATGGCCTTCTACTACCTCCGGCTGCCGAGCCTGCTATTCGGTATCGGCCGCTACCAAGTCACAATGAAGCTGCCGGACGCAGCGAGCCTGTACGACAACGCCAACGTCACGTATCGGGGCACTACGGTGGGTCGGGTCACCGACGTCCGCCTGACTGACACCGGAGTCGACGCCGTGCTGTCGCTGCAGTCGGACATCAAGATCCCGGCGGACCTCGACGCCCAGGTGCACAGCCAGACTGCGGTCGGCGAGTTGTTCGTCGAACTCCTACCGCGAAGCGGCGACGGCGCACCGCTGAAGAACGGCGACGTGATACCAGCCGGCCGCACCTCGGTCCCTCCCGACATCAACGCACTGCTGCGGGCTGTCAACACCGGTATCGAGGCGATCCCGCGCGACAACCTCAAAACGGTGATCGACGAGTCCTATACGGCGTTCGGTGGCTTGGGCCCCGAGCTTTCACGGCTGACGCGGGGGGCCACAACGCTGGCCATCGATGCGCGCAACAACCTGCCTGCGCTGACCACCCTCATCGATGAGTCCAAACCGGTCTTGGACACCCAGACCGAAACCTCCGACTCCATCCACACCTGGGCGGCCAACCTCGCTCAAATCACCAATCAGCTACAGCTCCAGGATGATTCGGTAAAGGGCTTACTGGTCAACGGGCCCGCCGCCGCAGACCAGGTACGTCAGCTGGTCGACCGCGTACAGCCCACCCTGCCCATCCTGCTGACCAATCTGGTCAGCCTCGGCCAAGTGGCGCTCACCTATCAACCCAACCTCGAGCAGATCCTCGCCCTGTATCCGATCGAGATCGCCGGCCTCCAGGGTGCCGCACTGGCCAACCGAAACACCAAACAGGACTACAAGGGCGTGTTCCTGTCCTTCAACCTGAACCTCAATGTGCCCCCGCCATGCAGAACGGGATACCTGCCCGCCCAACAGCAACGCGCAATGTCTGAGGTCGATTACCCACCGAAACCGGCCGGGGACTTGTACTGCCGGATACCACAGGATTCCGGCCTCACGAACGTTCGCGGCGCCCGCAACCTGCCCTGTGAAACACGACCGGGAAAGCGGGCGCCGACGGTGAAGATGTGCGAAAGCGACGAAAACTACGTACCTCTCAACGACGGCGCCAACTGGAAAGGCGACCCGAACGCGACGCTGTCCGGTCAGCCAGTTCCGCAGCCGCCGCCAGGAACGCCGCCGCCCACCTCGGTACCGGTGACCGCCCCGATTGCGGTCGCCGAGTACGACCCGAGCACCGGCATTTACATCGGACCGGATGGCAAACAGTACCGGCAAGCGGATCTGGCTCGGAACGCTGCCGGGCAGCACACCTGGCAGGACATGCTGCTTCCGCCAAAGGACGGTGAACCGTGA
- a CDS encoding epoxide hydrolase family protein — protein MRPFRIDVADEVLDDLRTRLSQTRWPEAECVADWSQGIPLGYTRELAEYWASGYDWRSREAALNRFAQFITEIDGLDIHFIHQRSPHQDAFPLLITHGWPGSIVEFHKVIEPLTNPTAHGGQVEDAFHVVCPSLPGYGFSGKPIRHGWGVDKIAQAWETLMLRLGYARYGAQGGDWGAAVTTQMGRHRGHCAAIHLNMPIAYPPAGDIADSSEEEREALAALTHHQRWGTGYSEQQSTRPQTLGYGLADSPVGQMAWIVEKFAAWMDCAGNPENVLSRDELLDNVMMYWATNSGASSARLYWESFKTLDATGRVEVPTGIAAFPKEVLRVPRSWCEPNYNITRWTTMARGGHFAAFEQPGLFVEDVRAFFETVRR, from the coding sequence GTGAGACCGTTTCGCATCGACGTTGCCGATGAAGTTCTCGATGATCTGCGAACGCGTTTGTCACAGACCCGTTGGCCGGAAGCTGAATGCGTAGCGGACTGGAGCCAGGGCATCCCGTTGGGTTACACCCGGGAACTGGCCGAATACTGGGCGAGCGGATACGACTGGCGGTCGCGTGAAGCCGCGCTCAACCGATTCGCTCAGTTCATCACCGAAATCGATGGCTTGGACATCCATTTCATCCACCAGCGATCCCCGCACCAAGACGCTTTCCCGCTGCTCATCACCCACGGCTGGCCCGGCTCAATCGTCGAGTTTCACAAAGTGATTGAGCCGCTGACCAATCCGACTGCCCACGGGGGACAGGTCGAGGACGCCTTCCACGTCGTCTGTCCGTCGCTTCCCGGATACGGCTTCTCCGGCAAGCCCATCCGCCACGGGTGGGGTGTGGACAAGATCGCGCAGGCATGGGAGACGCTCATGCTGCGCCTCGGCTACGCGCGCTACGGCGCCCAAGGCGGCGATTGGGGCGCAGCCGTCACCACCCAGATGGGCCGCCACCGCGGCCACTGCGCCGCCATCCATCTGAACATGCCGATCGCTTATCCTCCGGCGGGGGACATCGCCGATTCGTCGGAGGAAGAGCGGGAGGCGCTGGCCGCATTGACGCACCACCAGCGTTGGGGCACGGGCTATTCCGAGCAGCAGTCCACCCGGCCACAGACGCTCGGCTACGGACTGGCCGATTCGCCGGTCGGCCAGATGGCGTGGATCGTCGAGAAATTCGCAGCATGGATGGACTGTGCCGGCAACCCTGAGAACGTGCTCAGCCGCGATGAGCTCCTCGACAACGTCATGATGTATTGGGCAACCAATAGTGGCGCTTCCTCGGCCCGGTTGTACTGGGAGAGCTTCAAGACCTTGGACGCTACAGGTCGTGTGGAAGTGCCGACTGGTATCGCCGCCTTCCCCAAGGAGGTCCTGCGCGTCCCACGAAGTTGGTGCGAGCCGAACTACAACATCACTCGCTGGACGACCATGGCGCGCGGCGGACATTTTGCCGCATTTGAGCAACCGGGGCTCTTCGTCGAAGATGTCCGCGCTTTCTTCGAAACCGTCCGGCGATAG
- a CDS encoding aldehyde dehydrogenase family protein, whose protein sequence is MTVVDDVLSAVTRTWTLPLGGGTLQTRGVYGVDDPCTGGVLTQAPDCSAEDVDRVVAVAHAAQRDWALRTPRQRGTALRALATLMRDNAEELALLDAIDGGFPLPAMRDDVNWAGEVLEMMADAALELGGRTIPLSANLHYTLQQPYGVVARIVPFNHPLFFAGSKIAAPLMAGNAVVLKAPDQTPLSAIRLAELAREVLPEGLFGVVTGRGATAGAALVAHPLVRRVGFIGSPTTGRQIQRLAAEHGVKYVTLELGGKNPMIVMPDADLGAAARSAVVGMNFTTTAGQSCGSTSRLLLHEAIADEVINSVVDQVAAIKVGHPLSDGTDMGPVIDQAQYSKSLQAIESGRAAGASVLIGGGRAEGVGDKGWYVAPTVLADVAPQAAVARDEIFGPVLSVLIVRDEAEAVEVANSVEFGLTAAVWTNDLRQAHRMAAGLDAGYVWINGSARHYWGLPFGGRKSSGVGSEESTEELLSYTQVKAVSVTLD, encoded by the coding sequence ATGACGGTGGTCGATGACGTACTGAGTGCAGTCACGAGGACGTGGACGCTTCCGCTAGGTGGCGGGACTCTGCAGACCCGTGGTGTTTACGGCGTGGACGACCCGTGTACCGGAGGCGTCTTGACGCAGGCGCCGGATTGCAGTGCCGAAGACGTCGACCGGGTGGTGGCGGTTGCGCATGCCGCTCAACGTGATTGGGCACTCCGGACGCCTCGGCAGCGCGGCACCGCGCTGCGGGCTTTGGCGACACTCATGCGAGATAACGCCGAAGAACTCGCATTGCTTGACGCAATTGACGGCGGCTTTCCACTGCCTGCGATGCGCGACGACGTCAATTGGGCGGGCGAAGTGCTCGAAATGATGGCAGACGCCGCACTTGAACTCGGCGGTCGTACTATTCCACTCTCTGCGAACCTTCACTACACGCTGCAGCAACCTTACGGCGTGGTCGCTCGAATTGTCCCCTTCAATCACCCCCTCTTTTTTGCAGGCTCGAAGATCGCTGCTCCGCTGATGGCGGGAAACGCCGTGGTCCTCAAAGCTCCCGATCAAACACCACTCTCGGCCATCCGGCTCGCAGAGCTGGCTAGGGAAGTCTTGCCCGAAGGCCTATTTGGGGTGGTAACCGGGCGCGGCGCAACTGCTGGCGCCGCGTTGGTCGCTCATCCATTAGTGCGGCGAGTCGGCTTCATCGGCTCCCCGACCACGGGCCGGCAAATCCAGCGCTTGGCTGCCGAGCATGGCGTCAAATACGTCACCCTTGAACTCGGCGGCAAGAACCCCATGATCGTCATGCCGGACGCGGACCTCGGGGCGGCGGCGAGGAGCGCCGTCGTGGGGATGAACTTCACCACCACTGCCGGCCAATCATGCGGATCAACAAGCAGACTGCTGCTGCACGAAGCGATCGCTGACGAGGTCATCAATTCGGTCGTCGATCAGGTCGCTGCCATCAAGGTAGGCCACCCCCTCTCTGATGGCACAGACATGGGACCCGTCATCGACCAAGCGCAGTACTCGAAGTCGCTGCAGGCCATCGAATCAGGACGGGCGGCCGGTGCCAGCGTGCTTATCGGTGGAGGACGTGCGGAGGGCGTTGGCGACAAGGGCTGGTATGTCGCCCCGACCGTATTGGCCGACGTGGCACCGCAGGCCGCTGTCGCCCGCGACGAAATCTTCGGGCCGGTTCTTTCAGTGCTAATTGTCCGTGACGAAGCCGAGGCTGTCGAAGTCGCCAACAGCGTCGAGTTCGGACTGACCGCCGCGGTGTGGACCAATGACTTACGCCAAGCCCACCGCATGGCTGCGGGGCTTGATGCCGGCTACGTCTGGATAAATGGCAGCGCACGCCACTACTGGGGGTTGCCATTCGGCGGCCGAAAATCATCAGGTGTTGGCTCCGAAGAGTCAACGGAGGAACTGCTGTCCTACACACAAGTCAAAGCAGTATCGGTCACCTTGGATTAG
- a CDS encoding transposase has product MNVVSDDLWVLIEPVMPSGRRRGRPWNDHRRTLEGIIWRHRTGSPWRDLPEEFGAWQSVAERHLRWSVDGTYAKIFAAVQVGLGQGGGHDVLELLWVDSTTVRAHQHATAPLSRGWDACRNA; this is encoded by the coding sequence ATGAATGTTGTCTCTGATGATTTATGGGTGCTGATTGAGCCGGTGATGCCCTCGGGCCGTCGGCGGGGCCGTCCATGGAATGACCATCGACGCACCTTGGAGGGCATTATCTGGCGGCACCGCACCGGATCACCGTGGCGAGATCTGCCCGAGGAGTTCGGCGCCTGGCAGTCGGTCGCCGAACGGCACCTGCGGTGGTCAGTCGATGGCACGTACGCGAAGATCTTCGCCGCGGTCCAGGTCGGACTCGGCCAGGGGGGTGGTCACGACGTGCTGGAACTGCTGTGGGTGGACTCCACCACTGTGCGCGCCCACCAGCACGCCACAGCTCCTCTGTCACGCGGCTGGGATGCTTGCAGGAACGCTTGA
- a CDS encoding MFS transporter yields the protein MNETVVRQLARRRKAVVLASCCMSVLIVSMDATIVNVAIPSIRAGLSASPSQMQWVFDIYTLMVASLLLLSGAMADRFGRRRTFQIGLTVFASASLLCSVAPNVEMLIGARFLQAIGGSMLTPAALSIVTQVFTGRVERARVIGIWGGVVGISMALGPVVGGVLIEYVDWRAVFWINVPICALAIFLTAMFVPESKSATMRDVDLIGLGTGMAFLFGLVFVLIEGPGMGWTDTRVVVVGGLAALAFASFLRYESRRLDPFVDLRFFRSIPFASATAIAVCAYAVWGAFLFMMSLFLQGERGFSAVHTGLMFLPVAGGALIFSPLSGRLVGRFGARPSLMIAGVLITAATLMLAPVSDATPHWRLLVAFAVFGIGTSMVNAPITNTAVSGMPTDRAGAASALASTSRQVGVSIGVALCGSVAGAALADSNVDFAVSARPLWLVFAGVGVLILTLGVYSTSGRALRSAEHLAPLIAGTDPRRESAGVG from the coding sequence GTGAATGAAACCGTCGTCCGACAGCTCGCCCGCCGACGCAAGGCCGTCGTCTTGGCGTCGTGCTGCATGAGCGTGCTAATTGTGTCGATGGACGCGACCATCGTTAACGTCGCAATCCCGAGCATACGCGCCGGCCTGTCGGCGTCGCCTTCGCAAATGCAGTGGGTCTTTGACATATACACCTTGATGGTGGCCTCGCTGTTACTGCTCTCGGGTGCGATGGCCGACCGATTCGGTCGTCGGCGTACGTTCCAGATCGGGTTGACGGTCTTCGCGTCGGCCTCCCTGCTGTGCAGCGTGGCCCCCAACGTCGAAATGTTGATCGGCGCCCGCTTCCTGCAGGCTATCGGCGGCTCGATGCTGACCCCCGCCGCGTTGTCGATCGTCACACAGGTGTTCACCGGCAGAGTGGAGCGCGCGCGGGTGATCGGCATATGGGGGGGCGTCGTAGGCATCTCGATGGCATTAGGTCCGGTCGTGGGCGGAGTGCTCATCGAGTATGTCGACTGGCGCGCAGTCTTCTGGATCAATGTGCCGATCTGCGCGCTAGCGATATTCTTGACCGCGATGTTCGTTCCGGAATCCAAGTCGGCCACGATGCGCGACGTCGACCTGATCGGACTGGGTACGGGCATGGCCTTCCTGTTCGGACTAGTGTTCGTGCTCATCGAAGGGCCAGGGATGGGCTGGACCGACACCCGAGTCGTCGTTGTCGGCGGTCTCGCGGCGCTGGCATTCGCGAGTTTCCTGCGCTACGAGTCCCGCCGCCTCGACCCATTCGTCGACCTGCGATTCTTCCGCAGCATCCCATTCGCTTCGGCGACAGCCATCGCGGTGTGCGCATACGCGGTGTGGGGCGCGTTCCTGTTCATGATGTCACTATTCTTGCAAGGGGAGCGGGGGTTCTCGGCGGTTCACACGGGGCTGATGTTTCTGCCCGTAGCCGGTGGCGCACTCATCTTCTCGCCCTTGTCTGGCCGGCTGGTGGGGCGATTCGGTGCCAGACCGTCGCTGATGATTGCCGGGGTATTGATCACCGCCGCGACTCTAATGCTCGCGCCGGTCAGCGACGCTACCCCACATTGGCGGCTGCTGGTAGCCTTCGCGGTCTTCGGCATCGGCACTTCGATGGTCAACGCACCGATCACGAACACGGCCGTCAGCGGTATGCCGACCGACCGTGCCGGTGCGGCGTCGGCCCTCGCATCCACCAGCCGACAGGTGGGCGTGAGCATCGGTGTGGCGCTTTGTGGTTCGGTCGCCGGTGCGGCATTGGCCGACAGCAACGTCGACTTCGCGGTCTCCGCCCGGCCGCTGTGGCTAGTGTTCGCCGGAGTCGGTGTGCTGATCCTCACGCTCGGTGTCTACTCGACGTCGGGCCGCGCGCTGCGCTCAGCCGAGCATCTGGCGCCGCTGATCGCAGGAACTGACCCGCGACGGGAGTCTGCCGGTGTCGGGTAA
- a CDS encoding MarR family winged helix-turn-helix transcriptional regulator, protein MTALVTDNRASWRRATVDQTGLPFSRIRILHRLARGSMTVKEVAHAVTIDAPAATVAVNDLEERGLVRRQTIPTNRRCKVVSLTDAGWAMVATIDGIDDPAPEALTALDKNELKALRDAIAKVNTHAKQ, encoded by the coding sequence ATGACCGCACTGGTCACCGACAACCGCGCCAGCTGGAGGCGAGCGACCGTCGACCAGACGGGTCTGCCTTTCAGTCGCATACGGATCCTGCATCGCCTGGCCCGCGGGTCGATGACTGTCAAAGAGGTCGCGCACGCCGTGACCATCGATGCTCCGGCGGCCACGGTGGCCGTCAACGACCTGGAGGAACGTGGGCTAGTGAGGCGGCAGACGATTCCCACTAACCGGCGCTGCAAGGTGGTATCACTGACCGACGCCGGCTGGGCGATGGTGGCTACCATCGATGGGATCGACGACCCGGCTCCCGAAGCGCTTACGGCGCTTGACAAAAACGAACTGAAGGCGCTGCGAGACGCGATAGCCAAAGTCAACACACACGCCAAACAATAA